In a single window of the Anaerobaca lacustris genome:
- a CDS encoding type II secretion system protein GspJ: MRVPTAANRGFTLAEVLVASTISAFIAIVAVGALKAVSDSAAAVTGGSETATEVRFAARMLARDLTNFYRDRDQRSMRLVGSSQGSDDSAGAFLRFYVVGRANARVGQPEGDVYEVEYLLGGSTLVEMTDNDQSDSSTLYRRLWPNPDENRQPGGILTPLAENIDVFQIRFSDGQQWTTSWPEEMRSLPLLIEITLGTLPQGRGAPVVETFMVRFPRMPEAADAASMVQGGQAGGPGAEPDSSGGRR, translated from the coding sequence ATGAGAGTGCCGACGGCCGCCAACCGAGGGTTCACGCTTGCCGAGGTGCTGGTTGCCTCGACGATCAGTGCGTTCATCGCGATCGTCGCGGTCGGCGCGCTCAAGGCCGTCTCCGACAGCGCCGCGGCGGTGACCGGCGGCAGTGAGACGGCAACCGAAGTTCGATTTGCCGCTCGAATGCTGGCTCGCGACCTGACCAACTTCTATCGCGATCGGGACCAGCGGAGCATGCGTCTGGTCGGTTCCTCACAGGGGTCCGACGATTCGGCGGGGGCGTTTCTGCGATTCTACGTCGTCGGCCGAGCCAACGCCCGCGTCGGACAGCCGGAAGGTGACGTGTACGAGGTCGAGTACCTCCTGGGCGGAAGCACGCTCGTCGAGATGACCGACAACGATCAGAGCGATTCGTCCACGCTGTATCGCCGGCTCTGGCCCAATCCGGACGAGAATCGCCAGCCTGGAGGGATCCTGACTCCGCTGGCGGAGAACATCGACGTCTTTCAAATACGGTTCTCGGACGGCCAACAATGGACGACAAGCTGGCCGGAGGAAATGCGTTCGCTTCCGCTGTTGATCGAGATCACCCTGGGGACGCTGCCGCAAGGACGAGGCGCCCCGGTCGTGGAGACCTTCATGGTGCGTTTTCCGCGTATGCCCGAGGCGGCCGATGCGGCGTCGATGGTGCAGGGCGGCCAGGCGGGCGGACCGGGCGCAGAGCCCGATTCGTCGGGGGGCCGACGATGA
- a CDS encoding type II secretion system protein GspK: MMRAARNETTGSVRIRGGRANRGVVLVMVLWIVVLMTTTVAIVSRTGRLDMKMATAAADEVRCKWACRAGTEVAIGLLNEDSRATDSLSELWSDNDEDYNDVPLERCTYNVHVTDEAGKLNVNTATRDQLMALPYMEMPIADAILDWRDGDDNPGAEGAEAGYYENLPFPYTIRNGPFRTIRELLRVRGVTKDLLYGQEADLGRQPAVTQADREPSPPIGGQDRRVDPGWIAYLTCYSYEKNVDADGQNRVNINQADEQQLQNGLGISAPQARWIVQNRGGGYQNIAGLINQNSPKEPPEDSRDDGNRADPIDLQTFSSIADKITTSTDATLQGTVNVNTAPKEVLVALLGGGDQAEQIAESIIVDRSGRLYGYQSIADLLNVSSMTIDRLKSIAGLLTVRSNVFTVRCYATADVGGATIQSECVVDRSETPCKILYWYHGANY; encoded by the coding sequence ATGATGCGGGCGGCGCGGAATGAAACGACCGGATCGGTGCGGATCCGTGGCGGACGAGCCAACAGGGGAGTGGTTCTGGTCATGGTGCTCTGGATCGTCGTTCTGATGACGACCACGGTCGCGATTGTCAGCCGGACCGGCCGGCTGGACATGAAGATGGCGACCGCCGCCGCGGATGAAGTCCGCTGCAAGTGGGCCTGCCGGGCAGGAACGGAAGTCGCTATCGGCCTGCTCAACGAAGACAGCAGGGCGACCGACAGCCTGTCGGAACTCTGGAGCGACAACGACGAAGACTATAACGACGTCCCGCTGGAACGATGCACCTACAACGTGCACGTCACCGATGAAGCGGGCAAGCTCAACGTGAACACCGCGACGCGGGACCAGTTGATGGCCCTGCCGTACATGGAGATGCCGATCGCCGACGCCATCCTGGATTGGCGGGACGGCGACGACAATCCCGGGGCCGAAGGGGCCGAGGCCGGATACTACGAAAACCTGCCCTTTCCGTACACCATCCGCAACGGGCCCTTCCGGACCATTCGCGAGTTGCTACGAGTCCGAGGCGTGACGAAGGACCTCCTGTACGGCCAGGAGGCAGACCTCGGCCGGCAGCCGGCCGTCACACAGGCCGATCGCGAACCGAGCCCGCCGATCGGCGGCCAGGATCGTCGTGTCGATCCGGGCTGGATCGCCTACCTGACCTGTTACTCGTACGAGAAGAACGTCGACGCGGACGGCCAGAACCGGGTCAACATCAACCAGGCGGACGAACAGCAGTTGCAGAACGGGCTCGGCATCAGCGCGCCGCAGGCCCGATGGATCGTGCAGAATCGCGGCGGCGGCTACCAGAATATTGCGGGCCTGATCAACCAGAACAGCCCGAAAGAACCTCCGGAGGACTCTCGCGACGACGGCAACCGGGCCGACCCGATCGACCTCCAGACGTTCAGCAGTATCGCCGACAAGATCACGACCTCCACTGACGCGACGTTGCAGGGAACCGTCAACGTCAACACGGCCCCCAAGGAAGTCCTCGTGGCCCTTCTTGGGGGAGGCGATCAGGCCGAGCAGATCGCCGAGAGCATCATCGTGGACCGATCGGGGCGTCTGTATGGATATCAGAGCATCGCGGATCTCCTGAACGTTTCTTCGATGACGATCGATAGACTCAAGAGCATCGCAGGCCTGCTGACCGTACGTTCCAACGTGTTCACCGTCCGCTGCTACGCCACGGCGGACGTCGGCGGGGCGACAATACAAAGCGAATGCGTGGTGGACCGAAGCGAGACGCCGTGCAAGATTCTCTACTGGTATCATGGAGCGAACTATTGA
- a CDS encoding GspE/PulE family protein, whose amino-acid sequence MDAGSSVKRKRLGELLCEKAYLDEADLGVALAEQKVKHRRLGQILLDLGYVTQAQLNEALAVQAGIEKVDLSEISIGGDVIALVPADLVSKYNILPLWRQNGRLAVAMIDPFRPQVMEDLRLVTGCLVQRYYAEPIQLEHAVLRFYGSNVARMLDDLAPAEHRSEEQGGSGDFSPARLHELAREPSLVNLVNLIIFEAIEARASDIHIEPFEHEVKIKYRIDGMLVEKTPSSKRLQAAIVSRIKIMADMNIAERFVPQDGHIEFMGNSGKIDIRVSTVPTVFGEAVELRLLDRTASLINLGDLGMNPQTLDGFAKCLRKTHGIVLVTGPTGSGKTTTLYAALNKIYSPAVKMITIEDPVEYQLDGINQMPVNAKRGLTFATGLRHILRHDPDIIMVGEIRDRETADIAIRAALTGHMVFSTLHTNDAAGAVTRLIDMGVEPFLLASSLEGILAQRLVRTICPKCKEPYHPDETLLANLGGSTEIKPGTRFYHGAGCEECNQTGLTGRVGIFELLRITTKLRELIATRPTTEQIVREAPSDHISMVHDGIGKVVQGLTTPEEVFRVAKSITEDD is encoded by the coding sequence ATGGATGCGGGTAGCAGCGTAAAGAGAAAACGACTGGGCGAGTTGTTGTGCGAGAAGGCATACCTCGATGAGGCCGATCTGGGTGTGGCGTTGGCCGAGCAGAAGGTCAAGCACAGGCGTCTCGGGCAGATCCTCCTCGACCTGGGTTACGTCACGCAGGCCCAGTTGAACGAGGCGCTGGCGGTCCAGGCGGGCATCGAGAAGGTCGATCTGTCCGAGATCTCGATCGGAGGCGACGTGATCGCCCTGGTGCCGGCCGACCTGGTCAGCAAGTACAACATCCTTCCTCTGTGGCGGCAGAACGGGCGTCTGGCTGTGGCTATGATCGATCCGTTTCGGCCGCAGGTGATGGAGGATCTGAGGCTCGTCACCGGATGCCTCGTCCAGCGATACTACGCCGAACCCATCCAACTCGAACATGCGGTGCTGCGATTCTACGGCAGCAACGTCGCCAGGATGCTGGACGATCTGGCCCCGGCCGAGCACCGCAGCGAAGAGCAGGGCGGCAGCGGCGATTTCTCCCCGGCCAGACTTCACGAACTGGCCCGCGAGCCCTCCCTGGTGAACCTGGTGAACCTGATCATCTTCGAGGCCATCGAGGCCCGCGCCAGCGATATCCACATCGAGCCGTTCGAGCACGAGGTCAAGATCAAGTATCGAATCGACGGCATGCTCGTCGAGAAGACGCCCTCGTCCAAGCGGCTCCAGGCGGCCATCGTCTCCCGCATCAAGATCATGGCCGACATGAACATCGCCGAGCGTTTCGTTCCGCAGGACGGCCACATCGAGTTCATGGGCAACAGCGGCAAGATCGACATCCGCGTCTCGACCGTGCCGACGGTCTTCGGCGAGGCGGTGGAGTTGCGCCTGCTCGACCGGACCGCTTCGCTGATCAATCTGGGCGACCTGGGCATGAATCCGCAGACGCTCGACGGCTTTGCGAAGTGCCTGCGAAAGACGCACGGCATCGTTCTCGTGACCGGTCCGACCGGCTCGGGCAAGACGACGACGCTCTATGCGGCCCTGAACAAGATCTACTCGCCGGCTGTGAAGATGATCACCATCGAGGACCCGGTGGAATACCAGCTCGACGGGATCAACCAGATGCCCGTCAACGCCAAGCGCGGACTGACCTTCGCCACGGGCCTTCGTCATATTCTCCGGCACGACCCCGACATCATCATGGTCGGCGAGATTCGCGACCGGGAAACGGCGGACATCGCGATCCGGGCGGCCCTGACGGGGCACATGGTGTTTTCGACACTGCACACCAACGACGCGGCCGGCGCGGTGACACGGCTGATCGACATGGGGGTCGAGCCGTTCCTGCTGGCCAGTTCGCTGGAAGGCATTCTCGCACAGCGTCTGGTGCGGACGATCTGCCCGAAGTGCAAAGAGCCCTATCATCCCGACGAGACCCTCCTGGCGAATCTGGGCGGTTCGACCGAGATCAAGCCAGGGACCCGATTCTACCACGGCGCCGGTTGCGAAGAGTGCAATCAGACCGGGCTGACCGGGCGGGTCGGGATCTTCGAGTTGCTCCGCATCACCACGAAGCTGCGGGAACTGATCGCGACGCGGCCGACGACCGAGCAGATCGTTCGGGAGGCCCCGTCCGACCACATCAGCATGGTGCACGACGGCATCGGCAAGGTGGTGCAGGGCCTGACGACCCCCGAGGAGGTCTTCAGAGTGGCCAAGAGCATCACCGAAGACGACTGA
- a CDS encoding secretin N-terminal domain-containing protein codes for MKRSKILLWASVLALAGIIVWRIGFSVPEPYLPPVIRTAEAALSGTVRPGPNEPADEAEAQVDDPNATSKADETADPNADPQDNGTADPNASRQRPAGDRRRAPDVAEPNETDEAGNPMEAVNLKDVEMKKIIDKIAEWTGKTVIPHDDAMKQKITIYAPDKLPRPRALATIYSALRMKGFVVEEIDSMLFLKPIADAKLGVVPTIGADEPLAMVENRDQIVRKFFRLRNYPPGQMGQIIQPLVGAYGHVSVDEGTGMLLVIDTVGDLMSIQRIIEQFDVPESGRAVEQFFEIKYADPAEIVQLLRMLLGEAPMPAGRGRAPTSITRNVRPSQAGRGAAQSGAASSVVISAGDIPLVLIPVPKARWIIARGSAEDVKQVGEWIAKLDREEPIASESETVAITYADPQEVASRIEQALRDMPGAQLTPSILVRPLQTSRQIMIFGRPELRDMVKGLIADIDIPTGTFETKRFTLEYADPEQIKAHIDSLYGEEIPQYDSFYYYRYGRGSRGPDADTVKVIAFPTMGQVTVIASPENMRKIEKQIADWDVPLDVEAVKPRIIELQNSDPVQMSRLLTKLFTEEQDGSANLLRLIFYGRGGDQRKKIIGPLYGQLTFEEVPGTKKIIVISKIPQAYDVIEQLIYELDRQEMAEIPRVVQLQYADPEDLSERMNAMFNEPGTTARIRRTPRGLNEYSMDDRTQGQNQPAAARPQGGEGGGGGTNEYTPWWSAGARRNVDEEPLSNVIGRVRFIPDPRSKSILVLAPPQFQGDIEKTIRQLDTPGKQLLVKAIVVEVEHGSMTSLGVQLATNPGAFSNLGENAVTALGQLTNLATRGSAVASDTPLGAEGTGTIVGGTSAVYALIDFLIKTTHAKILNQQTLWTGDNEEAMFFKGQEVAFLAGSTSSANVGVTQNVEFKNVGMTMQVRPSITPERRVSMMIRVNLSQLTTEVINNQPVRSKVETETNMVVLDGETIMLGGMLFEKDTAVKRKLPLLGDLPLLGGLFQHNDVIQSNSELVVFVTPFVMDETTERMSAGARAEIEGSRQRLDEITGDLEQTRDELKEKTRKK; via the coding sequence GTGAAACGGTCCAAAATACTCTTGTGGGCCTCGGTGTTGGCCCTGGCCGGGATCATTGTCTGGCGCATCGGTTTCTCGGTTCCCGAGCCATATCTGCCCCCTGTGATACGGACGGCGGAGGCGGCGTTGTCGGGCACCGTCCGGCCTGGTCCCAACGAGCCGGCGGATGAGGCCGAAGCCCAAGTGGATGACCCCAACGCGACTTCGAAGGCGGACGAGACAGCCGACCCGAATGCAGACCCGCAGGACAACGGAACGGCGGATCCGAACGCCTCACGACAACGTCCTGCCGGAGACCGGCGGCGAGCGCCCGACGTCGCCGAGCCCAACGAAACGGATGAGGCCGGCAATCCGATGGAGGCGGTCAACCTCAAAGACGTCGAGATGAAGAAGATCATCGACAAGATTGCCGAGTGGACCGGCAAGACCGTGATTCCTCACGATGATGCCATGAAGCAGAAGATCACGATCTACGCGCCGGACAAGCTGCCGCGGCCGCGGGCGCTGGCAACGATCTATAGCGCGCTGCGCATGAAGGGCTTCGTCGTCGAGGAGATCGACAGCATGCTCTTCCTCAAGCCCATTGCCGACGCCAAGCTGGGCGTGGTGCCGACGATCGGCGCCGACGAGCCGTTGGCGATGGTCGAAAACCGCGATCAGATCGTTCGCAAATTCTTCCGACTGCGGAATTATCCTCCCGGCCAGATGGGCCAGATCATCCAGCCGTTGGTCGGTGCATACGGACATGTCAGCGTCGACGAAGGGACCGGGATGCTCCTGGTCATCGATACCGTGGGGGACCTGATGTCCATCCAGCGGATCATCGAGCAGTTCGACGTGCCGGAGTCCGGCCGAGCGGTCGAGCAGTTCTTCGAAATCAAGTATGCCGACCCCGCGGAGATCGTCCAGTTGCTCCGCATGCTTCTGGGCGAAGCGCCGATGCCGGCCGGTCGGGGCCGAGCCCCTACCAGCATCACACGAAACGTCCGCCCTTCGCAGGCCGGCCGGGGCGCCGCGCAGAGCGGTGCCGCCAGTTCGGTCGTCATCAGCGCCGGGGATATCCCGCTCGTGCTGATCCCCGTTCCGAAGGCCCGATGGATCATCGCGAGAGGCTCGGCCGAGGACGTCAAGCAGGTCGGCGAATGGATTGCCAAACTGGACCGGGAAGAGCCGATCGCGTCGGAATCGGAGACGGTCGCCATCACCTATGCCGATCCCCAGGAAGTGGCCAGCCGCATCGAACAGGCGCTGCGGGACATGCCGGGGGCGCAACTGACGCCGAGCATTCTCGTCCGGCCTCTGCAGACCTCACGACAGATCATGATCTTCGGCCGGCCCGAGCTTCGGGACATGGTCAAGGGACTGATCGCAGATATCGACATTCCCACTGGGACCTTTGAGACGAAGAGATTCACGCTGGAATATGCCGATCCCGAACAGATCAAGGCGCACATCGACAGTCTCTATGGAGAAGAAATCCCGCAATACGATTCGTTCTACTACTATCGGTACGGCCGGGGCAGCCGAGGGCCGGATGCCGACACGGTCAAGGTGATCGCGTTCCCGACGATGGGACAGGTCACGGTGATTGCCTCGCCCGAGAACATGCGGAAGATCGAGAAGCAGATTGCGGACTGGGACGTGCCGCTGGACGTCGAGGCGGTCAAGCCGCGCATCATCGAGTTGCAGAACTCCGACCCCGTGCAGATGAGCCGGTTGCTGACGAAGCTCTTCACCGAGGAACAGGACGGCTCGGCGAATCTGCTCCGCCTGATCTTCTACGGCCGGGGCGGCGACCAGCGCAAGAAGATCATCGGGCCTCTCTATGGACAGCTTACCTTCGAGGAAGTGCCCGGCACGAAGAAGATCATCGTCATCAGCAAGATCCCGCAGGCGTACGACGTTATCGAGCAGTTGATCTACGAGCTGGATCGGCAGGAGATGGCGGAGATCCCGAGGGTGGTGCAGTTGCAGTACGCCGATCCCGAGGACCTGTCCGAGCGGATGAACGCCATGTTCAACGAGCCGGGAACCACCGCTCGCATCCGGCGGACCCCGCGAGGACTCAACGAGTACTCGATGGATGACAGGACCCAGGGCCAGAACCAGCCCGCCGCCGCGCGACCTCAGGGTGGCGAAGGCGGTGGGGGCGGCACAAATGAATACACGCCGTGGTGGTCGGCCGGCGCGCGACGCAACGTGGACGAAGAACCCCTGAGCAACGTGATCGGGCGCGTGCGGTTCATTCCCGACCCGCGAAGCAAGTCGATTCTCGTCCTGGCGCCGCCCCAGTTCCAAGGTGACATCGAGAAGACGATTCGACAACTGGATACCCCCGGCAAACAACTGCTGGTCAAGGCGATCGTGGTCGAAGTCGAACACGGCAGCATGACGTCTCTGGGCGTTCAACTGGCGACGAACCCCGGGGCTTTCAGTAATCTTGGTGAGAACGCCGTGACGGCTCTGGGCCAACTGACGAATCTGGCGACGCGAGGCTCGGCCGTTGCCAGCGACACGCCGCTGGGCGCGGAGGGGACCGGCACGATCGTCGGCGGAACCTCCGCGGTCTATGCGTTGATCGATTTCCTCATCAAGACGACCCACGCCAAGATCCTCAACCAGCAGACGCTGTGGACCGGGGACAACGAGGAAGCCATGTTCTTCAAGGGCCAGGAGGTCGCGTTCCTGGCGGGCTCGACGAGTTCGGCCAACGTGGGCGTGACGCAGAACGTCGAGTTCAAGAACGTCGGTATGACCATGCAGGTCCGCCCGAGCATCACGCCGGAACGACGCGTCAGCATGATGATCCGCGTCAACCTGTCTCAACTGACGACCGAGGTCATCAACAACCAGCCGGTGCGCAGCAAGGTGGAGACGGAAACGAACATGGTCGTTCTGGATGGGGAGACCATCATGCTCGGCGGCATGTTGTTCGAGAAGGACACCGCCGTCAAACGCAAGCTGCCGCTGCTGGGCGATCTGCCCCTCCTCGGCGGACTCTTCCAGCACAACGACGTCATCCAGTCCAACAGCGAACTGGTTGTCTTCGTCACTCCGTTCGTGATGGACGAGACGACCGAGAGGATGTCGGCAGGGGCGCGGGCGGAGATCGAAGGCAGTCGGCAACGGCTGGATGAGATCACCGGCGATCTGGAGCAGACGCGGGACGAGTTGAAGGAGAAGACCCGGAAGAAATGA
- a CDS encoding GspH/FimT family protein, producing the protein MRCARSRWGFTLVEVLLVVALVAVLAGAGGGLYSGSYRRLLVERTARQFLLSARYARMMAIEQGRPYELHLDEENRGFAVITTQRNPQTTESESVAVRDYYAKPVTFEGDVRFEDVRILTLSAEQTSDVGAAQRIVFLPNGSAESAVVQIGDGKTQYTIAVVASTGKATLRRGAAGEMQMAVIDLDER; encoded by the coding sequence ATGCGTTGCGCCAGGAGTAGATGGGGTTTCACGTTGGTCGAGGTCCTGCTTGTCGTGGCCTTGGTCGCCGTGCTGGCCGGCGCCGGCGGCGGCCTGTACAGTGGCAGCTACAGGCGGCTTCTGGTCGAACGGACGGCCCGGCAGTTCCTGCTCAGCGCGCGGTATGCCCGCATGATGGCGATCGAGCAAGGCCGACCGTACGAACTGCACCTGGACGAGGAAAACCGGGGATTTGCCGTGATAACCACGCAACGGAACCCGCAGACAACCGAGAGCGAGTCGGTGGCGGTCAGGGATTACTACGCCAAGCCGGTCACGTTCGAAGGGGACGTCAGGTTCGAGGACGTCCGGATCCTGACGCTGAGCGCCGAGCAGACCTCGGACGTCGGCGCCGCGCAACGCATCGTGTTTCTGCCGAACGGCTCGGCGGAATCGGCGGTCGTTCAAATCGGCGACGGCAAGACACAGTACACGATTGCCGTCGTCGCATCGACGGGAAAGGCGACGCTGCGACGGGGCGCCGCCGGGGAAATGCAAATGGCAGTGATTGATCTGGACGAACGGTGA
- a CDS encoding type II secretion system F family protein, producing the protein MSQFSYKAVDRAGAHVAGSVEASDRRSAVAVLAQRGHFVTDLMQQAHRGQQAGEETSLAQSWPALASLGGGRVAGKDILAMTTQLSTAVRAGLPLLNCLELLRKQQRKSATKRLFDHLVQAVNSGQSLSEAMAEHPNVFGPLYLSMIRVGETGGILEQTSAQLASILSREEKIKTNMKNASAYPIFVMAMGLISAVVIVTWILPGILSTVDAGAAAMPLPTRVLMGISDFLRALGTSVGGWIVLGALAVGIYGARRWVKTAGRLEWDAFKLRIPVLGSVLRTIAVGRFARTLGALTQGGVTILEALAVVRDTLGNEMLARRIDEVAEKVKRGESLATPLEESECFPPLLVQVVAIGEQTGKLDELLLNAADTFDTDADAAISRFMAVFPAALILILALLIGFIIAAALLPIMMMSLGAGAL; encoded by the coding sequence TTGAGCCAATTCAGCTACAAGGCGGTGGATCGAGCCGGCGCGCACGTGGCCGGCTCCGTAGAGGCGTCGGATCGCCGCAGCGCCGTGGCGGTGCTGGCGCAGCGCGGTCACTTCGTCACCGACCTGATGCAGCAGGCCCATCGAGGGCAGCAGGCCGGTGAGGAGACCTCTTTGGCGCAATCGTGGCCGGCGCTTGCCTCTCTGGGCGGCGGCCGGGTCGCCGGCAAGGACATCCTGGCTATGACGACCCAGTTGAGCACGGCCGTCCGGGCGGGACTGCCGCTGCTGAACTGCCTCGAACTGCTCCGCAAGCAACAGCGCAAGAGCGCCACGAAACGCCTGTTCGACCATCTGGTCCAAGCCGTCAACTCGGGCCAGTCGCTCTCCGAGGCCATGGCCGAGCACCCGAACGTCTTCGGTCCTCTGTATCTCTCGATGATCCGCGTGGGCGAAACCGGCGGCATCCTCGAACAGACCAGCGCGCAACTGGCAAGCATTCTGAGCCGGGAAGAGAAGATCAAGACCAACATGAAGAATGCATCGGCCTATCCCATCTTCGTCATGGCGATGGGCCTCATCTCGGCCGTGGTCATCGTGACATGGATTCTGCCGGGGATTCTGAGCACGGTGGACGCCGGCGCCGCCGCCATGCCTCTGCCGACCCGCGTGCTCATGGGGATCAGCGATTTCCTGCGCGCTCTGGGCACGAGCGTAGGGGGATGGATCGTTCTGGGCGCCTTGGCCGTCGGCATATACGGCGCTCGACGCTGGGTGAAGACGGCCGGCCGGCTCGAGTGGGATGCGTTCAAGCTGCGCATCCCCGTTCTGGGCTCGGTCCTTCGGACCATCGCGGTCGGACGCTTCGCCAGGACGCTGGGCGCCTTGACCCAGGGCGGCGTGACCATTCTCGAAGCGCTGGCCGTCGTTCGCGATACCTTGGGCAATGAGATGCTGGCCCGCCGGATCGACGAGGTCGCTGAAAAGGTCAAGCGAGGTGAGTCGCTGGCCACGCCGCTGGAAGAGTCAGAATGTTTTCCGCCTCTTCTGGTGCAGGTCGTCGCCATCGGCGAACAGACGGGCAAACTCGACGAACTGCTTCTCAACGCTGCCGATACGTTCGACACGGATGCCGATGCCGCCATCAGTCGGTTTATGGCGGTCTTCCCGGCGGCGTTGATTCTGATTCTGGCCCTGCTCATCGGCTTCATCATCGCGGCGGCGCTGCTGCCGATCATGATGATGTCGCTCGGCGCTGGGGCCCTGTAA
- the gspG gene encoding type II secretion system major pseudopilin GspG — MKDRRRGRSACRRAGFTLIELLVVVGIIAMLAGFLAPNIFQRLGKAKADLARPRMVIIENALQRFQLDCGRLPDESEGGLEALLVAPPDLEDRWGGPYLKRSQLLDPWGNPYLYVSEGQFNPGSFDLISLGADGQEGGEGENADIVND, encoded by the coding sequence ATGAAAGATCGTCGCAGGGGACGTTCGGCGTGCAGACGCGCGGGATTCACACTCATCGAGCTGCTGGTCGTGGTGGGGATCATCGCCATGCTCGCCGGCTTTCTGGCCCCGAATATCTTCCAGAGGCTGGGCAAGGCCAAGGCGGACCTGGCCCGGCCGCGCATGGTCATCATCGAGAATGCGTTGCAGCGATTCCAACTCGATTGCGGCCGTCTACCGGACGAATCCGAAGGTGGACTGGAAGCCTTGCTGGTGGCGCCGCCCGACCTGGAAGATCGATGGGGCGGCCCGTACCTGAAACGCAGTCAACTGCTGGATCCCTGGGGCAACCCTTATCTCTACGTGTCCGAGGGACAGTTCAATCCGGGAAGCTTCGACTTGATCAGTCTGGGTGCGGATGGTCAGGAAGGCGGCGAAGGCGAGAATGCCGATATCGTCAACGACTGA
- a CDS encoding type IV pilus modification PilV family protein, whose amino-acid sequence MIRTTCTRQSGFNLVETIVAGVILSSAVLTLGAITSGALTDMRLNRQYETAASVVDKQLTLIDAVGIDQFIEQGQSEGVVEEFEPGYAWAVSTEYEGIDNVYLVTITVRWLDRSRPRQIAVQTRLNGTSTLTTLGTQER is encoded by the coding sequence GTGATTCGCACAACCTGCACAAGACAGTCGGGCTTCAACCTGGTCGAGACCATCGTGGCCGGCGTCATTCTCTCCAGCGCCGTGCTCACCCTCGGGGCGATCACCTCGGGCGCCCTGACGGATATGCGTTTGAACCGCCAGTACGAAACGGCGGCCTCGGTCGTCGACAAGCAGTTGACGTTGATCGATGCCGTCGGAATCGACCAGTTCATCGAACAGGGCCAAAGCGAAGGGGTGGTCGAAGAGTTCGAGCCGGGGTACGCCTGGGCGGTGAGCACGGAATACGAGGGGATCGACAACGTCTATCTCGTGACCATCACGGTCCGCTGGCTGGATCGCAGTCGGCCGCGTCAGATTGCCGTGCAGACAAGGCTCAACGGGACCAGCACACTGACGACTCTGGGGACGCAGGAACGATGA